The following are from one region of the Vitis riparia cultivar Riparia Gloire de Montpellier isolate 1030 chromosome 14, EGFV_Vit.rip_1.0, whole genome shotgun sequence genome:
- the LOC117929837 gene encoding uncharacterized protein LOC117929837, whose product MAESMSMGASIRKWVVENKLRSVGCLWLSGIGGSIAYNWSQPGMKTSVKIIHARLHAQALTLAALAGAAAVEYYDRSVKKTDEMTHSA is encoded by the exons ATGGCTGAATCTATGAGCATGGGTGCATCGATTAGGAAGTGGGTGGTGGAGAACAAGCTTCGATCTGTTG GATGTTTATGGCTTAGCGGAATCGGGGGTTCAATTGCCTACAACTGGTCTCAACCCGGTATGAAGACCAGCGTCAAGATCATCCACGCTAG GTTGCACGCTCAGGCTTTGACGCTGGCTGCATTGGCGGGGGCTGCTGCGGTGGAGTACTATGACAGATCGGTGAAGAAGACAGATGAAATGACGCACTCCGCTTAG